The Methanoregula sp. UBA64 genome contains the following window.
CGGGAGGGGGCGCGGGCCCTGCAGGAAACCGGCCCGTGCGGATCCCGCTCCCAAAAAAGAAGAATCGGACCCGGAAAAAGAACCAGCACTCAAATAACCTGCGAACCGATACCATGACCCAGCCATTTGTCAGTGTACGCGATCTCTGTATGGATTACAGCGGTAACCGGGTGCTCGACCATGTCTCGTTCGAGATTCCCGAAGGAGAGATTGTCGGCATCATCGGAAGGAGCGGTGCCGGAAAAAGCGTTCTCATGCACCTGCTGCGTGGCGTCGAGGACCCGCCCACCGGCGGCTCGATCGTTTACCATGTTGCTGCCTGCCCGGACTGCGAATACGTGGATGTCCCGAGCCGGGTAAAAACGGCCTGCCCGAAATGCGGCGGCACGCTCGCGGCGCTCGATGTAGACTTCTGGAACCCTAAAAACGAGGCCCTGAAGTCCCGGGTAATGCACCGGACCGCGATCATGTTCCAGCGGACGTTTGCGCTCTATGGCGACGACCGGGTGATAGAAAACGTGCTGCGTGCGCTCGACGACATCGGGTACCCGTCCGACAATGCGGTGAACCGGGCCGCTGACCTTATCGACCAGGTCCGGCTCTCCCACCGGATGATGCATATTGCCCGCGACCTCTCGGGCGGCGAGAAGCAGCGGGTGGTGCTTGCCCGGCAGCTGGCAAAAGATCCCGCGCTCCTCTTTGCGGACGAACCCACCGGCACGCTCGATCCCGAGACTGCAAAAATCGTCCACGCCATGCTCTCCGAAGCCGCGAAAGCAAACACGATGGGCATGGTTGTCACCTCGCACTTTTCGCAGGTGATCGAGGACATGGCGCATACCGCGATCCTCCTTGTCGACGGGAAGATCGCAGCCATGGGCGAGCCGAGAAAGATCGTGCGGGAGTTCACCCGCAATGCAGCGGAAGACGAGCGCGAGGAAGTACCGGAGTTCGGCAGGACGATCCTTTCGGCACGCGACGTAGCAAAACGGTACATCTCCGCGGACCGCGGCGTTGTGCGGGCAGTCAACCTCGTTACCTTCGATGTAGCGGAAAAGGAGATCTTCGGGATCATCGGCAAAAGCGGCGCCGGTAAGACTACGCTCTCGCGGATTATTGCCGGGATAATCGAGCCCACGAGCGGCGAGATGAACGTGCGGATCGGGGACGAATGGGTGGACATGACCAAACCCGGGATCAACGAGCGCGGCCGGGCAAAGGAGTACATCGGCCTGCTGCACCAGGAGTACGACCTGTACCCGCACCGGACCGTGATCGACAACCTGACCGATGCGATCGGCTTGGAATTCCCCAAAGAACTTGCCATACGCAAAGCCGTGATCACGCTTGGCATGGCCGGGTTCACGCCGGAAAAATCAAAGGCGATCCTAAACCGGCTCCCCTCCGAACTTTCCGACGGGGAGCGGCACCGGGTTGCGCTCGCGCAGGTGCTCATCCGCGAACCGCGCCTCGTCATCCTCGACGAGCCGACCGGGACCATGGACCCCCTCACCAAAAAAGACGTAAAGCATTCGATCCTGCACTCGCGGGACGAGATGGACGAGACCTTTGTGATAGTCTCGCACGATATGGACTTTGTCGAGGAGATCTGCGACCGCGTAGCCCTCATGCGGGGCGGAAAGATCGTCAGTATCGGAAAGACCAAAGAGATCCTCGCACAGGTCACCGCAGAAGAGAGAAAGGACTAACCGTACCGTTTTTTCCCCGATTTATCATGACCCAGACTACAAACACCCCAAATCCCGCACAGAATACCGAATGCAGCGGCAGCTGCGACAGCTGTTCTTCGGCGCAGA
Protein-coding sequences here:
- a CDS encoding DUF5320 family protein; its protein translation is MPDFDGTGPLKRGRIIGRGRGPCRKPARADPAPKKEESDPEKEPALK
- the atwA gene encoding methyl coenzyme M reductase system, component A2; translated protein: MTQPFVSVRDLCMDYSGNRVLDHVSFEIPEGEIVGIIGRSGAGKSVLMHLLRGVEDPPTGGSIVYHVAACPDCEYVDVPSRVKTACPKCGGTLAALDVDFWNPKNEALKSRVMHRTAIMFQRTFALYGDDRVIENVLRALDDIGYPSDNAVNRAADLIDQVRLSHRMMHIARDLSGGEKQRVVLARQLAKDPALLFADEPTGTLDPETAKIVHAMLSEAAKANTMGMVVTSHFSQVIEDMAHTAILLVDGKIAAMGEPRKIVREFTRNAAEDEREEVPEFGRTILSARDVAKRYISADRGVVRAVNLVTFDVAEKEIFGIIGKSGAGKTTLSRIIAGIIEPTSGEMNVRIGDEWVDMTKPGINERGRAKEYIGLLHQEYDLYPHRTVIDNLTDAIGLEFPKELAIRKAVITLGMAGFTPEKSKAILNRLPSELSDGERHRVALAQVLIREPRLVILDEPTGTMDPLTKKDVKHSILHSRDEMDETFVIVSHDMDFVEEICDRVALMRGGKIVSIGKTKEILAQVTAEERKD